A section of the Saccharopolyspora gregorii genome encodes:
- the cysS gene encoding cysteine--tRNA ligase: MSLHLHDTATRTTREFHPRCDGVASIYVCGATVQGVPHIGHVRSGLDFDVLRRWLLHTGYDVRLVRNVTDIDDKIIAKAGEAGRPWWEWAATHERAFESAYDRLGCLPPSALPRATGHIGQMVELIQRLIDKDHAYPAGGDVYFSVGSFAAEYGRLSGQRLDEVQQGEHAAAGKRDPRDFTLWKGAKPGEPSWPTPWGDGRPGWHLECSAMATYYLGAEFDIHGGGLDLVFPHHENELAQSNAAGDPFARYWLHNAWVTMSGEKMSKSLGNTMSIPAVLERARACELRYYLVAPHYRSTVEFSEEALQEAVATYRRIESFVHRVAQRTGGVGHGDVRPEFAAAMDDDLSTPQAVAAVHTTIREGNAALDTGDDEAARAAAASVRTMTDVLGLDPLAPQWAEESGADDAARRALAELVDGLLEQRQKARAERDFATADLLRDRLLASGVAVEDTPDGPLWTLKDG, translated from the coding sequence GTGAGCCTGCACCTGCATGACACCGCGACCCGCACGACGCGCGAATTCCACCCGCGCTGCGACGGAGTGGCGTCGATCTACGTCTGTGGGGCGACGGTGCAGGGCGTGCCGCACATCGGTCACGTGCGCAGCGGGCTCGACTTCGACGTGCTGCGCCGCTGGCTGCTGCACACCGGGTACGACGTGCGGCTGGTCCGCAACGTCACCGACATCGACGACAAGATCATCGCGAAGGCGGGGGAGGCTGGCCGTCCCTGGTGGGAGTGGGCCGCCACGCACGAGCGCGCCTTCGAGAGCGCCTACGACCGGCTCGGTTGCCTCCCGCCGTCGGCGCTGCCCCGCGCCACCGGGCACATCGGGCAGATGGTCGAGCTGATCCAGCGGCTGATCGACAAGGACCACGCCTACCCGGCGGGCGGCGACGTGTACTTCTCCGTCGGCTCCTTCGCCGCGGAGTACGGGCGGCTGTCCGGTCAGCGCCTCGACGAGGTGCAGCAGGGCGAGCACGCCGCCGCGGGCAAGCGCGACCCGCGCGACTTCACGCTGTGGAAGGGCGCCAAGCCCGGCGAGCCGAGCTGGCCCACGCCGTGGGGCGACGGCCGGCCCGGCTGGCACCTGGAGTGCTCGGCGATGGCCACCTACTACCTCGGCGCCGAGTTCGACATCCACGGCGGCGGCCTGGACCTGGTGTTCCCGCACCACGAGAACGAGCTCGCCCAGTCGAACGCCGCGGGGGACCCGTTCGCCCGCTACTGGCTGCACAACGCCTGGGTGACGATGAGCGGCGAGAAGATGTCGAAGTCGCTCGGCAACACCATGAGCATCCCGGCCGTGCTGGAGCGGGCCCGCGCCTGCGAGCTGCGCTACTACCTGGTGGCCCCGCACTACCGGTCGACGGTGGAGTTCTCCGAGGAGGCGCTGCAGGAAGCGGTCGCCACCTACCGGCGCATCGAATCTTTCGTGCACCGGGTCGCGCAGCGCACCGGCGGCGTGGGGCACGGGGACGTGCGTCCCGAGTTCGCCGCGGCGATGGACGACGACCTGTCCACGCCGCAGGCGGTGGCCGCGGTGCACACCACGATCCGCGAGGGCAACGCCGCGCTCGACACCGGTGACGACGAGGCCGCGCGCGCCGCGGCGGCCTCGGTGCGCACCATGACCGACGTGCTCGGCTTGGACCCCCTCGCCCCGCAGTGGGCCGAGGAGTCCGGCGCGGACGACGCCGCGCGCCGAGCACTCGCAGAGCTGGTCGACGGCCTGCTGGAGCAGCGGCAGAAGGCTCGGGCGGAGCGCGACTTCGCCACCGCCGACCTGCTGCGGGACCGGCTGCTGGCTTCCGGCGTCGCCGTCGAGGACACACCCGACGGTCCGTTGTGGACACTCAAGGACGGGTGA
- the rlmB gene encoding 23S rRNA (guanosine(2251)-2'-O)-methyltransferase RlmB has protein sequence MAGNDKRRGATRKPGTKKGMVKGSGGQRRKGLEGKGPTPKAKDRVPHPAKKRADAAKARTEQQNRRQREQRELPEMVAGRNPVAECLRAGVPATGLYVAQGIDTDDRVKDAVRNASDRGISVIDVPRTELDRMTGGAMHQGLALQVPPFKYAHPDDVLAHAADSGRPPLLVALDGVTDPRNLGAVIRSAAAFGAHGVILPQRRSAGMTAVAWRTSAGTAAQLPVAMAVNLTRTLKDLKNEGLMVVGLDADSDITSDELELAGGPLVVVVGSEGRGLSRLVRETCDQTVSIPMAGQVESLNASVAAGVVLAEVARRRRIKPVTY, from the coding sequence TTGGCAGGCAACGACAAGCGCCGTGGGGCGACCCGCAAGCCGGGAACCAAGAAGGGGATGGTGAAGGGCTCCGGCGGCCAGCGCCGCAAGGGCCTCGAAGGCAAGGGCCCCACCCCCAAGGCCAAGGACCGGGTTCCGCACCCGGCGAAGAAGCGCGCCGATGCCGCCAAGGCGCGCACCGAGCAGCAGAACCGCAGGCAGCGCGAGCAGCGCGAACTGCCCGAGATGGTGGCCGGCCGCAACCCGGTCGCCGAATGCCTCCGCGCCGGCGTGCCCGCCACCGGGCTGTACGTGGCGCAGGGCATCGACACCGACGACCGGGTCAAGGACGCGGTGCGCAACGCGTCCGACCGGGGCATCTCGGTGATCGACGTGCCCCGCACCGAGCTGGACCGGATGACCGGCGGCGCCATGCACCAGGGCCTCGCGCTGCAGGTGCCGCCGTTCAAGTACGCGCACCCGGACGACGTGCTCGCGCACGCCGCCGACTCCGGCCGGCCGCCGCTGCTGGTGGCGCTGGACGGGGTCACCGACCCGCGGAACCTGGGCGCGGTGATCCGCTCGGCCGCCGCGTTCGGCGCGCACGGCGTGATCCTCCCGCAGCGGCGCAGCGCCGGGATGACCGCCGTCGCGTGGCGCACCAGCGCGGGCACCGCGGCGCAGCTGCCGGTGGCGATGGCCGTGAACCTCACCCGCACCCTCAAGGACCTCAAGAACGAGGGCCTGATGGTCGTGGGGCTCGACGCGGACTCCGACATCACCTCCGACGAGCTGGAGCTCGCCGGCGGCCCGCTGGTGGTCGTCGTCGGCTCCGAGGGGCGCGGGCTGTCCCGGCTGGTGCGGGAGACCTGCGACCAGACGGTGTCGATCCCGATGGCCGGGCAGGTGGAGTCGCTGAACGCCTCCGTCGCGGCCGGGGTGGTGCTGGCCGAGGTGGCGCGGCGCCGCCGCATCAAGCCGGTCACCTACTGA